The stretch of DNA AAAGGCAAGTTTATCGACCTCTGGAGGTTCGTTGCGGACTCCAAGAACCCCAAGGGCAAGGTCGTGGACGAGAGCGTATTCACCGCCAGGACCGTCGATAAGAGCCAGGACGACCTCTCCGGAAAAGGGGAGTACAAGGACGGGAAGTGGACCGTCGTCTTGAAGAGGAAGCTCAAGAGCGGAGACCCGAAAGAGGACAAGCTGATAGAGCCGGGCAAGACGTACGCGGTCGCCGTCTCCATCCACGTCAACAGCAGCAACCGCAGGCACTATGCCTCGTTTTCGAGGATCCTCGGCTTCGACGACGCGGACGCGGACCTGCTCGTAGGCAAGGCGAAGTAGACCCCTTTTCTAAAGGGTTGACAACGCCCGCGACTGGTGGTAAAAGGGGGGGTCCCCGGCCTCGGGCAGGCCGGGTGTTCCAACCTTTAGAAGGTGTTCATTGCAGTTGAAAATATACCCTGCACTAGAGAAGGGAGGTGACCCAGGGTAACAGAGAAGGATGTATTGGTGGTCTTCTTTCGATTTAATTTACTTCAGCATGGAGGTGAAAGATGAAGGAATTTAAAGGAATCAAAGCCGCAATATTCGTATTCGCGGCGGGTCTCATCATGGCCGCGATGGCTTTAACCCCCAGCGTGGTATTCGCGGACAAGAAGCCCTTCACCTACGGCACCGGGAACCTCATGGTGGTCGTGGAGAGGGAAAACAAGACGGTCCTTATCATAGACGCGACGGACCTCGAGGTTGTGAAGCGGATCAGCCTTCCCAAGATCCACCAGCCGCACGCGCCGGTTTTCTCCCCTGACGGCAGGTACTACTACGTCATGGGCAGGAACGGCTACTACGCCAAGGTCGACCTCCTGGCCCAGAAGATCGTGGCCGAGCAGACCATAGGCAAGGACTCCAGGGGTTCGGCGATAAGCATGAACGGCAAGTACATCTTCGCGGGCAACTACAGGCCGGGTACCGCCGTCATAATGGACTCCAAGACCCTGAAGATACTCAAGACCTTTGAGGGCCCCGAGGGGATAATCAAGGGCGAGATCAAGCCTTCGAGGTGCGCGTCCATAACCGACATCGGCGGCGTAAAGGACCTCATGGCCATCGCCTGGAAGGACGGCGGACAGGTCTGGATCGTTGACATGAAGACCGCGCCCGAGTTCAAGGTAATCAAGAAGTTCCTCGGCGTGGGCGACAAGCTCCACGACGGCTTTGTCTCCGAGGGCGGCAGGTACTTCATGCTGGCGGCCCAGAAGTCCAACCACATGTGGATCCTCGACGCCTACAAGGATGTCGTAAACGACTCCACCGCCTATCAGGGCACGATAGGCACCGACCCGGTCCCGCACCCCGGACCCGGCGCGTGCTGGGGCGAGGTATGCTTCGAGACGAACATAGGCAAGGGAACCGTCACGGCCTTCAATCCTTCGACGATGGAGCACCTGAAGAACATACCGACCTCAGCCGCGGGCAACCCCAAGGCGGCCGGCGGCCTCTTCATAAGGAAGCACCCCGGCGCTCCGCACGTCGTGGCTGACGCCGTCATCGAGGGGCAGAAGACGCACGCCTATGTCTACGTCATCGACGTCGAGACCCTCGAGGTCGTGAAGAAGATAAAGGTCGGGAAGTCCGCGGTACACCCGGAGTTCTCGGCTCGGGGCGCGTACCTCTTCGTGTCCTCATGGGGCGAGGACAAGGTTGTTGTCTACGACGGGCTGACCTACAAGAAGGTCAAGGAAATACCCTCGAAGACCCCGACCTCGGTCATCAACTCCAACAGAGGTAGCGAGCAGGGCCTCT from Thermodesulfobacteriota bacterium encodes:
- a CDS encoding cytochrome D1 domain-containing protein; protein product: MKEFKGIKAAIFVFAAGLIMAAMALTPSVVFADKKPFTYGTGNLMVVVERENKTVLIIDATDLEVVKRISLPKIHQPHAPVFSPDGRYYYVMGRNGYYAKVDLLAQKIVAEQTIGKDSRGSAISMNGKYIFAGNYRPGTAVIMDSKTLKILKTFEGPEGIIKGEIKPSRCASITDIGGVKDLMAIAWKDGGQVWIVDMKTAPEFKVIKKFLGVGDKLHDGFVSEGGRYFMLAAQKSNHMWILDAYKDVVNDSTAYQGTIGTDPVPHPGPGACWGEVCFETNIGKGTVTAFNPSTMEHLKNIPTSAAGNPKAAGGLFIRKHPGAPHVVADAVIEGQKTHAYVYVIDVETLEVVKKIKVGKSAVHPEFSARGAYLFVSSWGEDKVVVYDGLTYKKVKEIPSKTPTSVINSNRGSEQGL